The following coding sequences are from one Paenarthrobacter ureafaciens window:
- a CDS encoding lytic transglycosylase domain-containing protein, producing the protein MTTPRPTKRTMSMPVIAATTAALPAVVLSSLAVAQPATAAPAPLQRKIPATLAAAMQAQAAQKAAVIPAQSVASTLPSALRPMAPSTPDTYKIVRGDTISAIAYRFNLDTNDLLRLNNLTATTIIYPGQTIKLTGSAPKPAQPAPAPAAPAPATNAAATYTVVPGDTLSAIAAKHGVPLSSIFSWNNLSGSSIIYPGQKIKVSGGGTAPAPSAPAPATPAAPSPALANTGSYTIKAGDTLSAIASRLGVSLSALMSANNVTATTVIYPGQKLTVPGSGALQPAGDTKPLVPSTFLGFTYPPAVVSSANENKALLNASPVPSRAEMKTIVADTARRMGVSPSLALAFAEQESGFDQRAVSPANAIGTMQVIPSSGQWASDLVGRKLNLLDPYDNATAGVAIIRALIATSKDLDTAIAGYYQGQYSVSKYGMYDDTKRYVESIKARQRTFG; encoded by the coding sequence ATGACCACGCCCCGCCCGACGAAACGAACCATGAGCATGCCGGTAATCGCGGCTACCACGGCTGCGCTTCCTGCCGTGGTCCTGTCCTCGCTCGCCGTGGCCCAGCCGGCCACCGCAGCGCCGGCTCCGCTACAGCGCAAGATCCCCGCTACCCTCGCTGCGGCCATGCAGGCCCAAGCGGCACAAAAGGCCGCTGTCATTCCGGCGCAGTCCGTCGCCTCCACGCTGCCTTCGGCGCTGCGACCGATGGCCCCTTCGACGCCGGACACCTACAAGATCGTCAGAGGCGACACCATCAGTGCCATCGCGTACCGGTTCAACCTGGATACGAACGATCTCCTGCGGCTGAACAACCTCACCGCCACCACGATCATTTACCCCGGGCAGACCATCAAGCTCACCGGCAGCGCCCCCAAGCCGGCGCAACCGGCACCTGCCCCGGCCGCCCCGGCACCGGCAACAAACGCCGCCGCGACCTACACCGTGGTTCCCGGTGACACCCTCAGCGCCATCGCGGCCAAGCACGGCGTCCCCCTGTCCAGCATCTTCAGCTGGAACAACCTGAGCGGAAGCTCCATCATCTACCCCGGCCAAAAGATCAAGGTCAGCGGGGGCGGTACCGCCCCGGCGCCGTCGGCCCCGGCACCCGCCACGCCGGCTGCGCCGTCGCCGGCCCTCGCCAACACCGGCAGCTACACGATCAAGGCAGGCGACACCCTGAGTGCCATTGCCTCACGCCTGGGAGTCTCCCTGTCCGCGCTCATGAGCGCGAACAACGTCACGGCCACCACCGTGATCTACCCCGGGCAGAAGCTGACGGTTCCGGGCAGCGGTGCCTTGCAGCCGGCCGGGGACACCAAGCCCCTGGTCCCAAGCACCTTCCTTGGCTTCACCTACCCGCCGGCCGTGGTCAGCTCCGCGAACGAAAACAAGGCGCTGTTGAATGCATCGCCGGTTCCCAGCAGGGCCGAGATGAAGACCATCGTTGCCGATACCGCCCGCCGCATGGGCGTCAGCCCGTCCCTGGCCCTGGCATTCGCTGAGCAGGAGTCCGGCTTCGACCAGCGCGCCGTCTCCCCTGCCAATGCCATCGGCACCATGCAGGTGATTCCGTCGTCCGGACAGTGGGCTTCCGACCTGGTGGGCCGGAAGCTCAACCTCCTGGATCCGTACGACAATGCCACGGCCGGTGTGGCCATCATCCGTGCACTCATCGCCACCAGCAAGGACCTGGACACTGCGATCGCAGGCTACTACCAGGGCCAGTACTCCGTCAGCAAGTACGGCATGTACGACGACACCAAACGCTACGTCGAGTCGATCAAGGCGCGTCAACGCACGTTTGGCTAG
- a CDS encoding Rv2175c family DNA-binding protein: protein MSNVESLVSDWLPLPDVAELLDVSITKVHGLLDERALVAIKRGERKIRSIPALFIQDGHVVDSLKGTVAVLGDAGYNDEELIIWLFTPDESLGGRPIDALREGRKTEIRRRAQSLAW from the coding sequence GTGAGTAATGTAGAAAGCCTTGTTTCCGACTGGTTGCCTTTGCCTGATGTTGCCGAACTGCTCGATGTCAGCATCACCAAAGTGCACGGACTGCTTGATGAGCGCGCACTGGTGGCCATCAAACGCGGTGAACGGAAAATTCGTTCCATCCCTGCTTTGTTCATCCAGGACGGGCATGTAGTTGACAGCCTCAAAGGCACTGTGGCCGTCCTGGGGGACGCCGGCTACAACGACGAAGAACTGATTATCTGGCTGTTCACCCCGGACGAATCCCTGGGTGGCCGTCCCATCGACGCGCTGCGGGAAGGCCGGAAGACCGAAATCCGGCGGCGTGCACAGTCCCTGGCGTGGTAG